In Anaerolineales bacterium, one DNA window encodes the following:
- a CDS encoding very short patch repair endonuclease, with protein sequence MPDVFTKQKRSEVMSRIRGRGNKDTELALIRIMKKHHISGWRRNYDLFGKPDFVFPKQKVALFVDGCFWHMCPKHFNMPQNNKAFWEKKLLGNKVRDGVVVKTLRREHWKVLRIWEHELASPEQVVKKLVKSLQT encoded by the coding sequence ATGCCTGATGTTTTCACAAAGCAAAAACGCTCAGAGGTAATGTCCCGTATCAGGGGCAGGGGAAACAAGGACACGGAACTTGCTTTGATTCGCATCATGAAAAAACATCATATTTCGGGCTGGCGCAGAAACTATGATTTATTTGGAAAGCCGGACTTTGTGTTCCCAAAACAAAAGGTTGCCCTGTTTGTGGATGGTTGCTTTTGGCATATGTGTCCAAAACATTTCAATATGCCACAAAATAATAAGGCGTTTTGGGAGAAGAAACTTTTGGGCAACAAGGTGCGTGATGGTGTTGTCGTAAAAACGCTTAGACGGGAGCATTGGAAAGTTCTTCGTATTTGGGAACACGAGCTTGCCAGCCCGGAGCAGGTTGTGAAGAAGTTAGTAAAGTCTTTACAAACTTAA
- a CDS encoding DEAD/DEAH box helicase family protein, translating to MTFQRKEYQETALGILKDYLEVARVHGAADGFARIIRDLGLTRTYKPLPPLPETPYLCLRIPTGGGKTYMAARSASIASNVYLEDEYPVILWLVPTNVIRQQTLETLKKPNHPNREALMDAFKGQVKVLDISEFTQIRPQDLRDRACVVVGTFASLRVKDTDGRKVYAHNEHLEPHFVNLPAGIEGLDTIEEGAEKGKPKYSFRNLLTVHRPLVIIDESQNAASKLMHEVFERIQPACVFEFTATPTPNSNILYNVSASQLKHEQMIKLPIVLTEHQTWGEAIQDAILTRNKLAEIAAKEPDFVRPIVLIQAEEKGREVTVDVVEKFLMETCHIPRERIAIATGTQRELDGVNLFDPNNKIEAVITIEALKEGWDCSFAYVFCSVATVHSKKDVEQLLGRVLRMPYARERVHTELNRAYAHVSSTSWTKAAEQMEDCLVDMGFDKLEAEQYTQVQLPVSTEPVTFKPQEPVVFILTEEPDLSKFDLVEQSQLKIETGSDNRLLLRVSGNVTPELEKKIIASVQEEDRPKVAQTIAQYRQLPKRPLSPAERGEPFLVPQLTLFQDGEPELAEYVLDDHLWNILDYPAELTEDDFKIEEKASTYEFDIKGERLTYKFLGKQLPLDFSDTESGLTDLQLTRWLEPRLRQPNIRPENLLEFTRKTLKQLLDERSIPLVTLVRARFQLIKAMAAKIKEYQVKDSKSNYQALLFGDNTTAETTYDYSFKFDPNSYPASDFYHGRYQFNKHYYGNVIGSFDTDEELECAKAIDQSNEVKYWVRNLVHDTWAFRFPLSSGKFFYPDFVALLNDGRVLVVEYKGEHLIEASQEKKNIGEKWEETSNNKALFIMAIKHDEKGRDVYRQIEDKVK from the coding sequence ATGACCTTCCAACGCAAAGAATATCAGGAAACCGCTTTAGGAATTTTGAAGGACTACCTCGAAGTAGCCCGCGTTCATGGAGCAGCGGATGGCTTCGCCCGCATCATTCGCGACTTGGGGTTGACTCGCACCTACAAGCCTTTGCCTCCTCTGCCAGAGACTCCCTATCTCTGTCTTCGCATCCCAACAGGTGGTGGCAAAACCTACATGGCAGCCCGTAGCGCTTCCATCGCCTCGAATGTCTACCTTGAAGATGAATATCCTGTAATCCTGTGGCTGGTTCCAACCAACGTCATCCGCCAACAGACGCTTGAAACCCTCAAGAAACCCAACCATCCCAACCGTGAAGCCTTGATGGATGCTTTCAAAGGGCAGGTTAAGGTGTTGGATATAAGCGAGTTCACCCAGATCCGCCCGCAGGATTTACGTGACCGCGCCTGTGTTGTTGTCGGCACATTTGCCAGCCTTCGCGTCAAAGACACAGACGGTCGCAAGGTCTATGCCCATAACGAACACCTTGAACCGCACTTCGTTAACCTGCCAGCAGGGATTGAAGGATTGGATACCATTGAGGAAGGCGCAGAAAAAGGAAAACCAAAATATTCCTTCCGCAATCTTCTGACGGTTCACCGTCCACTGGTCATCATCGATGAGTCGCAGAACGCTGCGTCAAAACTCATGCACGAAGTGTTTGAGCGCATCCAGCCTGCCTGTGTTTTTGAGTTCACCGCCACACCAACACCAAACAGTAATATTCTATATAACGTATCTGCCTCTCAACTCAAACACGAGCAAATGATCAAACTGCCAATCGTGTTGACCGAACATCAAACCTGGGGTGAAGCCATTCAGGATGCAATCCTCACCCGCAACAAACTTGCAGAAATCGCCGCCAAAGAACCCGATTTTGTCCGCCCGATTGTCCTGATCCAGGCAGAGGAAAAAGGTCGTGAAGTCACCGTGGATGTGGTGGAAAAATTCCTGATGGAAACCTGCCATATTCCACGTGAACGTATTGCCATTGCTACAGGTACACAGCGCGAGTTGGATGGTGTCAATCTCTTCGATCCCAACAACAAGATCGAAGCCGTTATCACCATTGAAGCTCTAAAAGAAGGCTGGGATTGTTCCTTCGCCTATGTATTTTGTTCGGTTGCAACGGTCCATTCCAAAAAGGATGTGGAACAATTATTAGGACGAGTGCTGCGTATGCCCTACGCCCGTGAAAGAGTCCACACCGAATTGAACCGCGCCTATGCACATGTTTCCTCCACCAGTTGGACAAAAGCCGCTGAACAGATGGAAGACTGTCTTGTGGATATGGGCTTCGACAAACTGGAAGCTGAACAGTACACACAGGTACAACTCCCGGTCAGTACCGAGCCTGTCACATTCAAACCGCAGGAACCCGTTGTATTCATCCTCACCGAAGAACCTGATCTCTCGAAGTTTGATTTGGTGGAACAATCACAACTCAAGATCGAAACAGGCAGCGACAACCGCCTTCTTCTTCGCGTTTCAGGAAATGTCACTCCCGAACTGGAAAAGAAGATTATTGCATCTGTCCAGGAAGAAGATCGTCCCAAAGTCGCTCAAACCATAGCGCAATATCGCCAGCTTCCAAAACGCCCTCTCTCCCCAGCGGAACGGGGTGAACCATTCCTTGTTCCCCAATTGACTCTGTTTCAGGATGGCGAACCAGAACTAGCTGAATACGTTTTGGACGATCATCTCTGGAATATTCTCGACTATCCCGCCGAACTCACCGAAGACGATTTCAAGATCGAAGAAAAAGCTTCTACCTATGAATTTGACATCAAAGGTGAAAGACTCACCTATAAGTTTTTAGGCAAACAACTTCCGCTTGATTTCAGCGATACCGAAAGCGGGCTAACTGATTTGCAACTCACCCGTTGGCTTGAACCACGTTTGAGACAGCCAAACATCCGCCCCGAAAACCTTCTGGAATTTACCCGCAAAACCCTAAAACAATTGCTTGATGAGCGAAGTATCCCGCTTGTCACGTTGGTGCGTGCCCGTTTCCAACTGATCAAAGCTATGGCTGCCAAGATCAAGGAATACCAAGTCAAAGACAGCAAATCCAACTATCAGGCGCTCCTGTTTGGCGATAACACCACCGCAGAAACAACCTATGATTATTCCTTCAAGTTTGATCCGAATAGCTATCCTGCCAGCGATTTCTACCACGGGCGCTATCAATTCAATAAACACTATTACGGTAACGTTATTGGCTCCTTCGACACTGATGAGGAATTAGAATGTGCCAAAGCAATTGACCAAAGCAATGAAGTTAAATATTGGGTACGAAACCTGGTCCATGACACTTGGGCTTTCCGCTTCCCCCTCTCCAGTGGGAAGTTTTTCTACCCCGATTTTGTTGCCTTGCTAAATGATGGGCGAGTATTGGTCGTCGAATATAAAGGCGAACATCTTATAGAAGCCTCCCAGGAAAAGAAAAATATCGGCGAGAAATGGGAAGAAACAAGCAATAACAAAGCCCTGTTTATCATGGCAATCAAACATGATGAAAAAGGCAGGGATGTATACAGACAGATTGAGGACAAGGTCAAGTAA
- a CDS encoding DUF1998 domain-containing protein, with protein MAQSLRRSQFVTTYGPGSILEGPEGPKIIPSLDRSGLFGVRRPEDFEITDQRLSQSLLGGAGIVRLPSNAELGETESKYIYNTKRFPSWSLCVRHRILYRKTQGNSRACPQCNELASANDAWSQANRQAIRFVMACPEGHLDDVDWIGVVHQGNSGCTPSFLIWRGGGGALRNITIQCPDCNRSTNLGVAYSRTWRCSGRFPEREPVSGSQPIRSGCNADARILQRGAANLKISEIQTALTIPPRATSLHRLLEISAIQDALAVVNTPATKNDFMVVLRNLVSRNRLPQSVFDEIQLYDQQTLLSAINDTVTGSLPADVHTLRLEEFNALKEAATNGHPPQPSSQPGRPPQFEVVQSNVRSVQYDGGRQLRITPVNRLRVVMVQTGYRRVPGGDPLNSAVVNTSFTNDGRNWYPGVELFGEGIFIDLDIENHPQNNLQLSGGAFEIWSDAWRNPARFTNRTLVGEDRNQLHPVFVWWHTFAHRIINALSVDSGYSSAAIRERVFIDVNESNGAANGGILLYTAQPGGDGTLGGLIALVPEFERVIRGALRNIDACSNDPLCGEEQFGYGKYNGAACYACSLISETSCEHRNMRLDRNLLLQNLP; from the coding sequence ATGGCGCAAAGTTTACGTCGTTCACAGTTTGTAACCACCTATGGACCTGGTTCAATCCTCGAAGGTCCCGAAGGACCAAAGATAATTCCTTCACTTGATCGCTCCGGACTGTTTGGCGTGCGGAGACCCGAAGACTTCGAAATCACTGATCAAAGGCTGTCGCAATCGTTACTTGGCGGAGCCGGCATTGTAAGGCTGCCATCCAATGCTGAATTAGGAGAAACTGAAAGCAAATATATATACAATACCAAACGGTTCCCTTCCTGGTCATTGTGTGTAAGACATAGAATTTTATATCGAAAGACTCAAGGCAATAGCAGGGCCTGTCCACAATGTAATGAGCTGGCATCTGCAAATGATGCCTGGTCCCAAGCCAATAGGCAGGCCATTCGTTTTGTTATGGCTTGCCCGGAAGGACATTTGGATGATGTAGATTGGATTGGAGTGGTCCATCAAGGTAATTCAGGCTGCACTCCGTCTTTTTTAATTTGGAGAGGAGGTGGAGGTGCGCTTCGTAATATTACCATCCAGTGCCCAGATTGCAATCGGTCAACAAACCTTGGAGTTGCATACTCCCGCACATGGAGATGCTCAGGAAGATTTCCTGAAAGAGAACCAGTCTCAGGCTCACAACCCATAAGATCCGGATGCAATGCCGACGCGCGAATCTTACAGCGCGGTGCGGCGAACCTCAAAATTTCTGAAATTCAGACTGCATTGACAATACCGCCACGCGCAACAAGCTTGCATCGCCTGCTGGAAATTTCTGCCATTCAAGATGCCCTAGCTGTTGTTAACACTCCCGCAACAAAAAATGATTTCATGGTTGTTTTAAGAAATCTGGTTTCCAGGAATCGCCTACCTCAATCAGTGTTTGATGAGATTCAGTTATACGATCAACAAACTCTTTTGTCGGCAATTAATGATACGGTTACAGGGAGCCTGCCAGCCGATGTACACACCTTAAGACTTGAAGAATTCAATGCCTTGAAAGAGGCAGCAACAAATGGTCACCCACCTCAACCCTCATCCCAGCCAGGCAGACCTCCACAATTTGAAGTTGTTCAGAGTAACGTCCGGTCTGTTCAATATGATGGTGGGCGGCAACTCAGAATTACCCCAGTTAATCGTTTAAGAGTTGTGATGGTCCAAACGGGCTATCGCCGCGTTCCAGGCGGGGATCCTTTAAATTCTGCCGTTGTTAATACATCCTTCACAAATGATGGTCGAAACTGGTATCCTGGGGTTGAATTGTTTGGCGAGGGCATATTCATCGATTTGGATATTGAGAACCATCCTCAAAACAACCTGCAACTTTCGGGAGGTGCGTTTGAGATTTGGAGCGACGCTTGGAGAAATCCCGCCAGATTCACCAATCGAACACTGGTGGGGGAAGATCGCAACCAGCTTCACCCTGTTTTTGTTTGGTGGCATACCTTTGCTCACAGGATAATCAACGCGCTGTCGGTGGATTCTGGTTATTCATCGGCTGCTATAAGAGAACGTGTTTTTATTGATGTAAATGAATCCAATGGAGCAGCAAATGGCGGGATTCTTTTATACACTGCCCAGCCTGGTGGCGATGGAACATTGGGCGGGTTGATTGCACTTGTGCCCGAGTTTGAAAGAGTGATACGTGGCGCATTAAGGAATATTGATGCCTGTTCAAATGACCCACTCTGCGGAGAGGAGCAGTTTGGATATGGAAAATATAATGGTGCCGCCTGTTACGCTTGCAGCCTAATTTCCGAAACATCATGCGAACATCGAAATATGCGTCTCGATCGGAATCTATTACTACAAAACCTGCCATGA
- a CDS encoding DNA cytosine methyltransferase translates to MTTPIPVIDIFAGPGGLGEGFSSFKNKEGKPIFKIKLSVEMDEFAHKTLELRAFFRQFSSDTIPPEYYDYLKNKISREELFGKYKRQSLAAKKEAWKATLGEEPVKKVRTRISEALDGATNWVLIGGPPCQAYSLVGRSRMRGENPWKYAQDHRHHLYKQYLRILADHQPPVFVMENVKGLLSATRTKTNKQNTFDLIIKDLKRPLRAKRKGTEEPLSYHLFSCSTKKTDNKLEANDFVVRSEEYGIPQARHRVIILGIRSDLYSSDPDILDKAGKVSINQVISDLPKLRSGLSKEIDTPEKWRTAIQSIVQAGQWFTKLSPELKKALNENASKINLTLTTGGQFLPANMTSTKLYQFDWYIDKSLDGVCNHESRTHIKKDLQRYFFAAVFAKINKRSPTLDDFPKALLPKHKNIKTKVGETIFNDRFRVQVKGKPSTTVVSHISKDGHYYIHYDPLQCRSLTVREAARLQTFPDNYFFEGTRTQQYHQVGNAVPPLLAKQIAGIVYDALQKMRKKNHA, encoded by the coding sequence ATGACAACACCTATTCCTGTAATTGACATATTTGCCGGTCCCGGAGGTTTGGGGGAGGGCTTTTCATCTTTTAAAAATAAGGAAGGAAAGCCAATTTTTAAAATCAAACTTTCCGTCGAAATGGATGAGTTCGCACATAAGACGCTGGAATTAAGGGCATTTTTCCGCCAATTTTCAAGTGATACCATCCCGCCAGAGTATTATGATTATTTAAAGAATAAAATTAGCAGGGAAGAATTATTTGGAAAATACAAACGCCAATCCCTAGCAGCAAAAAAAGAGGCGTGGAAGGCAACTTTAGGAGAAGAACCAGTAAAGAAGGTTAGAACTCGAATTTCAGAAGCCCTTGATGGGGCAACCAATTGGGTCTTAATCGGTGGACCGCCATGCCAGGCATATTCATTGGTTGGACGTTCTCGAATGCGTGGAGAAAATCCCTGGAAATATGCGCAAGATCACCGTCATCACCTTTATAAACAATACTTGCGAATTCTGGCGGATCATCAGCCCCCGGTATTTGTGATGGAAAATGTAAAAGGCTTGCTATCTGCAACAAGAACAAAAACCAACAAGCAGAACACATTTGATTTAATAATCAAGGATTTAAAGCGACCACTCAGGGCAAAAAGGAAAGGGACAGAGGAACCTTTGTCTTACCATCTGTTTTCATGCTCTACAAAGAAAACAGATAATAAGCTGGAAGCCAATGATTTTGTTGTTCGATCTGAGGAATATGGCATTCCTCAAGCCAGACATAGGGTCATTATTTTAGGGATTAGATCAGATTTATATTCTTCAGACCCGGATATTCTTGATAAAGCTGGGAAAGTTTCAATTAATCAGGTAATAAGTGATCTTCCAAAACTGAGAAGCGGACTCTCAAAGGAAATCGACACCCCGGAAAAGTGGAGGACAGCAATACAATCCATCGTGCAAGCTGGACAATGGTTTACAAAGCTTTCCCCAGAACTGAAGAAGGCTCTCAACGAAAACGCCTCGAAAATTAATCTCACCCTGACAACTGGCGGTCAATTTCTACCAGCAAACATGACATCAACCAAACTGTATCAATTTGATTGGTATATCGATAAATCTCTTGATGGAGTATGCAATCACGAATCAAGGACTCACATCAAAAAAGATTTACAACGATATTTTTTTGCCGCAGTTTTTGCAAAAATCAATAAACGTTCTCCGACTCTGGACGATTTTCCGAAAGCCTTGCTCCCAAAGCATAAGAACATCAAGACCAAAGTTGGTGAAACCATTTTCAATGACCGCTTTAGAGTTCAGGTCAAAGGGAAGCCTTCCACAACTGTAGTTTCTCACATCAGTAAAGATGGACACTACTACATTCATTATGACCCTCTTCAATGTCGTTCCCTGACAGTTAGAGAAGCTGCACGCCTGCAAACATTCCCAGACAACTATTTTTTCGAGGGAACCAGAACCCAACAATACCACCAGGTTGGTAACGCCGTTCCTCCACTTCTGGCAAAGCAAATTGCAGGGATTGTTTACGATGCTCTGCAGAAAATGCGCAAGAAAAATCATGCCTGA
- a CDS encoding ParB/RepB/Spo0J family partition protein, which translates to MKKTYIPSPEYLTSMYAKPEFNGRWVIMPKVPIDKIKVDKALFSHQNEINWADVIFIIENFEIGAWFPIMVNPDFFLLDGQHRLAAAQKMKLKYLDVVVDNGEQSATQKDR; encoded by the coding sequence ATGAAAAAGACCTATATTCCTTCTCCTGAATACCTGACATCCATGTACGCCAAGCCTGAATTCAATGGCAGATGGGTTATCATGCCCAAAGTCCCAATTGATAAAATCAAGGTTGATAAAGCCTTGTTTTCCCATCAAAACGAAATCAACTGGGCTGACGTCATTTTCATCATTGAGAATTTTGAAATCGGTGCCTGGTTCCCCATTATGGTGAACCCCGACTTCTTTTTACTTGACGGTCAACACAGGCTGGCCGCCGCCCAAAAAATGAAATTAAAATATCTGGATGTAGTCGTAGATAACGGCGAACAATCCGCAACTCAAAAGGATAGATAA
- a CDS encoding site-specific DNA-methyltransferase has protein sequence MPILHWLNDEEARKTSSRVPYRLLEADETLSYGDPNAENMLIRGDNLEALKALLPYFAGRIKCIYIDPPYNTRSAFEHYDDNLEHSIWLSTMYPRLEMLRDLLANDGSIWISIDDSEAHYLKILLDEVFGRENFIASNVWQKRYSRENRGAIGDVHEYVVVYAKDPDVFKITRNKIPPTSEQLKVYKNPNNDPNGPWRGIPMTAQGYRPNQMYPITTPTGVVHYPPEGRCWSMIESEYQKLLSAGRIYFGKDGNSQPNVIRYANEIEGFVPWTWWTSDEVGHTDESKKEMHSLFGKESAFETPKPERLLQRVIAIATNPGDLVLDSFLGSGTTAAVAHKMGRRYIGIEMGDHAITHCVPRLKKVVDGEQGGITEDVNWQGGGGFHFYKLGESIFDEEGKINPSVRFRTLAAHVWFTETHTPLEIRSKKASPLLGVHNGIAYYLLYNGILGDKSKDGGNVLTGKILASLPPYQGQKVIYGELTTFNSQRLARENIIFKQVPYDIKAR, from the coding sequence ATGCCCATTCTGCACTGGCTCAATGACGAAGAAGCACGCAAAACATCAAGCCGAGTACCCTATCGTCTCCTTGAAGCGGACGAAACGCTTTCCTACGGCGACCCAAATGCTGAAAATATGCTCATTCGAGGTGACAACCTTGAAGCCTTGAAAGCCTTGCTACCTTACTTTGCAGGACGGATAAAGTGTATTTATATTGATCCTCCCTACAATACCCGAAGTGCTTTTGAACATTACGATGACAACTTAGAACATTCAATTTGGCTAAGTACAATGTACCCGCGATTGGAAATGTTGCGTGACTTATTGGCAAATGATGGTTCGATTTGGATTTCAATCGACGACTCTGAAGCTCATTATTTGAAAATATTATTGGACGAAGTTTTTGGAAGAGAGAATTTTATTGCCAGTAACGTGTGGCAAAAACGCTATTCAAGAGAAAATCGTGGTGCTATTGGCGATGTTCATGAATATGTCGTGGTTTACGCAAAAGACCCGGATGTTTTCAAAATTACCAGAAATAAGATTCCACCTACATCAGAACAATTGAAAGTCTATAAAAATCCAAATAACGACCCTAATGGTCCTTGGCGCGGTATTCCAATGACAGCACAAGGGTATAGACCTAATCAGATGTATCCAATTACCACACCAACCGGAGTCGTACATTATCCACCTGAGGGGCGTTGTTGGAGCATGATTGAGTCCGAATACCAAAAATTACTAAGTGCTGGACGTATTTATTTTGGAAAAGACGGAAATTCACAACCAAACGTTATTCGGTATGCTAATGAAATAGAAGGTTTTGTTCCTTGGACTTGGTGGACAAGTGATGAAGTGGGACATACCGATGAATCAAAAAAAGAAATGCACTCTTTGTTTGGTAAAGAAAGCGCATTTGAAACTCCTAAACCGGAAAGATTGTTGCAACGTGTTATCGCGATTGCAACCAATCCAGGCGATTTAGTTCTAGACTCTTTTCTTGGTTCAGGTACAACTGCCGCTGTCGCCCACAAAATGGGAAGACGATATATCGGAATTGAAATGGGAGATCATGCCATAACCCATTGTGTACCCCGCTTGAAAAAAGTAGTGGACGGCGAACAAGGCGGCATCACCGAAGATGTCAACTGGCAAGGCGGAGGCGGGTTCCATTTCTACAAACTTGGTGAATCCATCTTTGACGAAGAGGGCAAGATCAACCCCTCTGTCAGGTTCCGCACTTTGGCGGCACATGTCTGGTTTACAGAGACCCATACACCGCTGGAAATCCGAAGCAAAAAGGCATCTCCCCTGCTTGGCGTTCACAATGGCATTGCCTATTACCTGCTCTATAACGGTATCCTTGGCGATAAATCCAAAGACGGTGGAAATGTCCTCACGGGCAAGATCCTCGCCAGTCTTCCGCCGTATCAAGGACAAAAGGTGATCTATGGCGAACTGACCACCTTCAATTCACAACGACTGGCACGCGAAAACATCATCTTCAAGCAAGTCCCATACGATATAAAGGCGCGCTAA
- a CDS encoding phospholipase D-like domain-containing protein, with the protein MKNQTSVVVSGLAWMGSGVGSIETSMEKLFREAKNEILITSYAISGAADHFLDWLETSLSKGILIRIAVNKLGQQPGEVVARLSNLNSIYPHFHLYDFQGNDVEDLHAKVIVADRQSAIVGSSNLSRRGLLTNHELALVVSGQTAEVIANTLDKLFTGEYLIRIDKSS; encoded by the coding sequence ATGAAAAATCAAACATCAGTTGTAGTAAGTGGTCTTGCCTGGATGGGTTCAGGTGTTGGTTCTATTGAAACATCAATGGAGAAACTTTTCCGGGAAGCCAAGAATGAAATCTTGATCACATCCTATGCAATTAGTGGAGCAGCAGACCACTTTCTGGATTGGCTTGAAACATCTCTTTCAAAGGGTATTCTAATTCGCATTGCTGTCAACAAGCTTGGTCAACAGCCAGGGGAAGTGGTGGCTCGATTGAGTAATCTAAATTCCATTTACCCTCATTTTCATTTGTATGATTTTCAAGGTAATGATGTCGAGGATTTACATGCAAAGGTAATAGTGGCGGATCGTCAATCAGCAATAGTAGGTTCATCCAATCTATCGCGACGAGGGCTTTTGACCAATCATGAATTGGCCCTCGTAGTCAGTGGTCAAACTGCTGAAGTAATTGCAAACACATTAGATAAACTGTTTACCGGAGAATATCTGATCAGGATTGATAAATCATCCTAG